From a region of the Lactuca sativa cultivar Salinas chromosome 4, Lsat_Salinas_v11, whole genome shotgun sequence genome:
- the LOC111921735 gene encoding probable carboxylesterase 16, which yields MPSVAVKLYSVFFKLILKRRLQNRIQNPNLNDETNSSFGVTSRPEETIVAANPLFTDGVATKDIHIDPSSCLSIRIFLPETCLVLPDSDVDRLRAKRSELESRSFPSNSENGIPRRNSYGSADAYSVSATPSNRRSSYCNGFSTDDLNLKSENGVYRGYSPFTHRCRKLPLMVQFHGGGFVAGSCDSAANDFFCRRIAKMCDVIVVAVGYRLAPENRYPAAFEDGIKVLHWLAKQANLAECGKSLGRSPDSRKSDVQGHIADAFGASLVEPWLAAHGDPSRCVLLGVSCGANIADYVARKSVESAKQLDPVKVVAQVLMYPFFIGNTPTRSEIKLSNSYFFDKSMSILAWKLFLPEEQFNLDHPAANPLIPNRGGPPLKRMPPTLTVVAEHDWMRDRAIAYAQELKKVNVDAPVLDYKDCVHEFATLDMLLRTPEAQACAEDIAIWVKKYISLRGHEFSY from the exons ATGCCTAGCGTTGCTGTGAAATTATACAGTGTGTTTTTTAAATTGATATTGAAGCGACGGTTACAGAATCGAATCCAGAACCCTAATTTAAACGATGAGACGAATAGCTCATTTGGCGTTACGTCACGTCCTGAAGAGACGATCGTGGCTGCAAATCCTTTGTTTACCGACGGCGTTGCTACCAAAGACATCCATATAGATCCTTCTTCATGTCTCTCAATTCGTATCTTCCTTCCTGAAACGTGTCTCGTCTTGCCAGATTCCGATGTTGATAGGCTTAGGGCGAAGAGATCGGAACTTGAATCCAGATCCTTTCCAAGCAATTCGGAAAATGGCATTCCTCGGCGTAACAGTTACGGTTCCGCAGATGCGTATAGTGTTTCGGCAACTCCAAGCAATCGGAGGAGTAGTTATTGCAATGGTTTTAGTACGGATGACCTGAATTTGAAATCGGAGAATGGTGTTTACAGAGGTTATTCTCCGTTCACTCACAGATGTCGGAAACTGCCTCTGATGGTTCAGTTTCATGGAGGAGGGTTTGTGGCAGGAAGCTGTGATTCAGCGGCTAATGACTTCTTTTGTCGGAGGATTGCTAAAATGTGTGATGTGATCGTTGTAGCTGTTGGATACAGGCTTGCACCTGAGAATCGATATCCAGCTGCCTTTGAGGATGGGATAAAAGTGCTCCATTGGTTGGCGAAACAGGCAAATTTAGCAGAATGTGGCAAATCCCTAGGGAGATCACCTGATTCCAGAAAGTCAGATGTTCAAGGGCATATTGCAGATGCATTTGGGGCTTCTTTGGTTGAGCCTTGGCTAGCTGCGCATGGAGATCCATCCAG ATGTGTTCTTCTTGGTGTGAGTTGTGGTGCAAACATTGCTGATTACGTGGCTCGCAAATCAGTGGAATCTGCTAAACAACTTGACCCAGTGAAGGTGGTGGCCCAAGTTCTGATGTACCCTTTCTTCATTGGAAATACCCCTACACGTTCTGAGATAAAACTATCAAACTCATATTTTTTTGATAAATCCATGAGCATACTCGCATGGAAACTCTTCCTCCCTGAAGAACAGTTCAACCTAGACCACCCTGCAGCCAATCCCCTCATACCCAACAGAGGCGGGCCCCCTCTGAAGCGAATGCCCCCTACATTAACAGTTGTGGCAGAACATGATTGGATGAGAGATCGGGCGATTGCATACGCACAGGAGTTGAAGAAGGTGAATGTGGATGCACCTGTTCTTGATTACAAGGACTGTGTTCATGAATTTGCTACTCTTGACATGCTTCTTAGGACACCTGAAGCACAGGCTTGTGCAGAGGACATTGCTATATGGGTGAAGAAATATATCTCACTTAGAGGTCATGAGTTTTCGTATTAG